In Drosophila yakuba strain Tai18E2 chromosome 2R, Prin_Dyak_Tai18E2_2.1, whole genome shotgun sequence, a single genomic region encodes these proteins:
- the LOC6531280 gene encoding E3 ubiquitin-protein ligase MYLIP-A, producing MWCIVNLPNGTQQAVKWDPKANGQECLEKVCRAMNIICEMEYFGLEHWTPNQKESQTRQWINLRNRLSGDSGSSGSGIQLMLALRVKFWVPVHFILQESVRNLFYMQARRDLLEGRLTAPDWSGAAKLAALLCQADGLRFNESSLRADCPMRMRRELAQQQQQQQQQAQQQRLEQQRKEKEHVLSFKKRRLSKQKSMEHIEICTLPVASTTSCSLQPSPSASASASASASASASASASASASASASASASTSACSQTHSNSSSSSPSNSSSQTGLDERLASNPLRVYEEYFMQPSCELEPPADYLRQIAVEHGKLAKLQMSLKTAKYWLLKSIQDLEGYGEELFSGVTTNESATRCDIAVGAHGITVCRGGEKQSIPFGAIAAAKSLRRTFKLEYVDDHNDRKELEIKLPKQPIAAGLYRSITERHAFYVCDKVRGVVTNQFTRDLKGTIASMFMENTELGKRYVFDIQHTCREVHDQARRTLHERGGDLVAEGAEGCAAAVAGGLGVSAVGEPGVSPWATTGAGGSMAGKIDLAIREKEAREAAIERCVDTRISEAMQCKICMDRAINTVFNPCCHVIACAQCAARCSNCPNCRVKITSVVKIYLPPELRTSQTGSGATTTTTSSSSSSNMASDGHVEEQLLQQQLDEISAAPASLEAGVGAGAGAGAGATGPGGQPKVTTAA from the exons GTTTGTCGCGCCATGAACATCATCTGCGAGATGGAGTACTTCGGTTTGGAGCACTGGACGCCCAACCAGAAGGAGTCGCAGACGCGCCAGTGGATCAATCTGCGCAACCGGCTCTCCGgcgacagcggcagcagtggcagtggcatcCAGCTGATGCTGGCGCTGCGCGTCAAGTTCTGGGTGCCGGTGCACTTCATCCTTCAGGAGAGCGTGCGCAATCTGTTCTACATGCAGGCCAGGCGCGATCTGCTCGAGGGCCGACTCACTGCACCCGACTGGAGCGGAGCGGCCAAGTTGGCGGCGCTGCTCTGCCAGGCGGACGGGCTGCGCTTCAATGAGTCCTCGCTGCGGGCCGACTGCCCCATGCGGATGCGACGGGAGttggcgcagcagcagcagcagcaacagcagcaggcgcagcagcagcgactggagcagcagcgcaaggagaaggagcacGTGCTGAGCTTCAAGAAGCGGCGGCTGTCCAAGCAGAAGTCCATGGAGCACATCGAGATCTGCACGCTGCCGGTGGCTAGCACCACCAGCTGCAGTCTCCAGCCCTCGCCATCCGCCTCCGCCTCAGCATCCGCATCAGCATCTGCCTCAGCATCTGCCTCAGCATCCGCCtcagcatccgcatccgccTCAGCATCCGCCTCCACATCCGCCTGCTCGCAAACCCACTCGaacagcagctccagcagtcccagcaacagcagcagccaaacgGGTCTGGACGAGCGACTGGCCAGCAATCCACTCCGCGTCTACGAGGAGTACTTCATGCAGCCCAGCTGCGAGTTGGAGCCGCCGGCGGACTATCTGCGCCAAATAGCCGTGGAGCACGGCAAGCTGGCCAAGCTGCAGATGAGCCTCAAGACGGCCAAGTACTGGCTGCTCAAGTCCATCCAGGATCTCGAGGGCTACGGCGAGGAGCTCTTCAGCGGCGTCACCACCAACGAGAGTGCCACGCGCTGCGACATCGCGGTGGGCGCCCATGGCATCACCGTTTGCCGGGGGGGCGAGAAACAGAG CATCCCCTTTGGCGCCATCGCGGCGGCCAAGTCGCTGCGTCGCACCTTCAAGCTGGAGTACGTGGACGACCACAACGATCGCAAGGAGCTGGAGATCAAGCTGCCCAAGCAGCCGATAGCCGCTGGCCTCTATCGCTCCATCACGGAGCGCCACGCCTTCTACGTGTGCGACAAGGTGCGCGGCGTGGTGACCAATCAGTTCACCCGCGATCTCAAGGGCACCATCGCCTCCATGTTCATGGAGAACACGGAGCTGGGCAAGCGCTACGTCTTCGACATTCAGCACACGTGCCGCGAGGTCCACGACCAGGCCAGGCGAACGCTTCACGAGCGCGGCGGCGATCTGGTGGCGGAGGGCGCCGAGggctgtgctgctgctgtcgctggaGGATTGGGCGTCTCTGCCGTCGGCGAGCCGGGCGTTAGTCCATGGGCGACGACTGGTGCCGGCGGCTCCATGGCCGGCAAGATAGATTTGGCCATACGCGAGAAGGAGGCGCGTGAGGCGGCGATTGAGCGTTGCGTGGACACGCGCATCTCGGAGGCCATGCAGTGCAAGATCTGCATGGACCGCGCCATCAACACAGTGTTCAATCCGTGCTGTCACGTCATCGCCTGCGCCCAGTGCGCTGCAAG ATGCAGCAACTGTCCCAACTGTCGGGTGAAGATAACCAGCGTGGTCAAAATCTATCTGCCGCCGGAGCTGCGCACCAGCCAAACCGGCAGCGGCgccacaaccaccaccaccagcagcagcagcagcagcaacatggccAGCGATGGCCAcgtggaggagcagctgctccagcaaCAGCTGGACGAGATCTCGGCAGCACCCGCCTCCCTGGAGGCGGGagtaggagcaggagcaggagcaggagcaggagcaaccGGACCTGGTGGACAGCCGAAGGTGACGACGGCCGCCTAG